The sequence below is a genomic window from Euwallacea similis isolate ESF13 chromosome 1, ESF131.1, whole genome shotgun sequence.
CATCCATACTGTATCAACGGAGAAAAAGATTTCAGATTGTAATCTGCCTCTTGTTGCACGTCGTTCCCACCTAAATTTGGCATTCCGGTCATGTTATATCCAAGTCCGATACACAATTCAACACGAATTGGTTCACAAGTTCTTAGCAAGGGTTCGGCTAATGCATTTCCTTTCAAAACGAAAAGTGAAAAGCttaaaaacacgaaaaatccgaacgaaaacattttcaagcaGGTACGAATACCCAGCGCCGAATCCGAAGCTTTAGCGAGCTTTTGCCGTAATACGCAGAGTTCGTTGCTTCCCGATAACGAGTGCGGTACCTACAGTACTATGGTCTGTTCCTCTTCCTCTCACGTTGGGTTCCGTGAATGATGAGAGAAGAGCGGTGTTGCCAGCTTAATTACTATTTCCtgaaataagataaaaatatttgaatgtgaAGTTCAATATGAAACAGTTACAGATGATTTGTTGCAGGGTGCTACAATTTCGTCAAAATTTGAAGCGATTCACGGCCAAATTTGAGAAcctcaaaaacggtaaaatACCGGTCAATTTGGTCAAATTGGGATAATTGTGGTGCGTTAggtacttttaaaaatttcaatcattttgtaattttaaagtttcggCAGTGTGTTacatgatttaaataatttatgattttttatcaCTTCCTGAGCTTGATATGGagagaaatacaaaaatcaaaGTCACAAGTCCAAGAGGACTGGGCCCCCCCTTCGGGCCTAGAGGATCGCAGTGTGAAAGCAGAAAAAATCAGACCATCGTCGATTCATAAGCTCTGATAAGTAATTAGTAGGCCTCATCTACCATTAATTATCACTCTGAATTTAAATTGGTTTCCTAAATGagaatacattttatatttctgaTTCCggttttttcaattaaggcCTGATTAAATAAAGTTTGCTCATTAATAAGAAAGACAACGACAACTAGAAAGCGTTTAACCACACCAAACTAATTAACTGTGCTTAAAAAAAGTCGTTAATTTAATTAGCTATAAATTTACGatctaattaataataataattgtgaatTCTCGTTTATATcagtaaaaaatttcacattcTCTAAAAGCGTTTCAGTGCTTTTCGCTGGAATGATGAATAATTCTCTAGACACTCACCACATTTCGTGCTAACAATAGACATGAAAATCATAAGTTATGAACATGATTCTTAAAAGTTAAGTACTAACACTTCCGCATTCAACTTCAACTTCATATTCGTTGGTACAATAACACTACAGGAAAGTACTTCGCGAATGTTGGCAACACTGCGATAAACCTTTTTAAAAGGTACTACCTCCAAAGACTGGAGAATCGTCTGCCTCCACCGAATTATTCAAATCAGCCAGGCAAGCTCGTTTGGTTAAAAAGCTGACGACTTTTACGAGTCTCCTTTAGCTTGGTGGCTTTAAGCCTTAAATTGCGTGGTATGCTTAGCACATACCTTTCTACACGCCCGTAAACTCGTTCCGTTCTTTTTGGTAACAAGACTGAAGTGGGAGAATATAAGAGTACCGATTTTATTAGAGGGATTTCTCCCTCTGTTCCATTAAAACCTTATTAAGTACCGCCACCGCTCATGCATCgctcaaatatttaatttttttaggtaaataaaaaataggtactACCTACATATTAGAAGCACTTTACCGACAGCGCGTTGTGTATACAGGTAGGGGAGATTAGATAGATATATTATGTAGGCATCTCTCACTTTGAAGCcgctatttttaatatcaagaATAAACATTGTaagtttatattataaatcaACGTCTTGGATCAAACAATGAGGACCGCACTAGCGGTATTATTAACTGCTCATGGATGTTATAGAAGTACCCGACTTTAAAAGTTCCCTCGTTTAAAAGAAACGCACGGTCGTTAAAATTTACCCTAATTTTCCCCCATCCATTTATGAAGGATATGTGCGATAGTTCAAATGACAGGTGTTATACAATTCCATTGGTAAGAAGAGGCTTCTTGACAGTTGTGACGTAGTTTTGTTACCAATGGAATGGCTTGCCTTCAAATGAAATGACAGGATGATGACGCCCGGATTTTTAATCTTGCAAGGGTCTATCTTAAGAAACGGTTAGTAGCGACATAAAATGTTAGATGTATTAGGTCAGTATGCATAAATACTTACCATTAGGCTAACTACGATGCTTGGAAATTCAGGTAAGTTTCTAAATATCGGTAAATTAggataaaaattaagttttcgtGGGATGCTCTTTTCCTGACAGTCTGGCGGACAATTTGCGATCGAGTGATCATCATTAAAGTCCTAATTTTACAATCTGGGCTTGACCCCAACAGGTAAGAAAAATACACAGACCATGAAATAAGTAAACAAATCATCCTAGAACTTGTTACATGTAAATGAGAATTAAGAAGTGCCATAtgcaaaaaaatccttaattcGTTATTTAGAATGGAAGAATATTTGAGAAAGATGCGAATTATCAGAGAACTTTCGATGGGTTTTCCCCATCACATTACTGTTAATTTGATATAATACAAATcacttttaattatattttattttttcttctattatCCCCCAAATACtcctaattttaattttgctatatTTAAACTGATTTCCATTTACAATATGTCATTTTAACGGGACCATTAAGGGCCGTCAAAAAACATGCAGCAGCTATTTGAAACTCTGCCGATATCggtgattaaaatttaaaaaaatatatagaagaaaatgaaaaataataaaaatttatagataaaaaataaagggtaataaaaatttatagtaaaaaaataaaaacaaagtgtatagttaattttatatatttataaacacataaaatcaattatgtaTAATCGAATTGTTTCATAAGAAGCTAACTAACACACTATTGGTGATGAAAACCACACACAGCACagtaataaaaacataaaccataaaaaatatggcgccattttgattttttttcattaaagtgatttttgcgtcctttttgaaaaaaaaactattattgatgttttcaaaaaagtaacttttccagccattttgaaaaaacattttgttattgGTTCGACAAAATCgttataattttgaacatgGCATTCGTGGAAGCTACAAGGTGGAACTCTAATTCGCTTGGCTGTTTTGATTTGTCGCTTTACTGAAGTAATTCTGTTTAAatgtatacatacatataaattttaacaggtatatagaatttttaatgaactgGGAAGTTCTTAGTCTGCTATTTAGTAACAAACCTCATTCTTagaccaaatattttaatttggttcCCTACTTTACGGCTATGTTATTTACTTAGTTCTTCTTAATTTATGACTTAGCAAACAAATTCATATGCCCAGCAAGCTTTCGGCAGACCTTAAAAACAAAGATactctgatatttttttagaaccCAATTTACGTTTGCGGCAAAACCGTCgcttttattaaaagtttgttgTATGCCGTAATATCAAACTGAGCGGGGAAATCTAATTAGAAGTTATGTGTTTAgtataatttgtaataattgtGTTTAAATCCAAGCCTAAATGTTGAGTCTCCAGAAGAACCCAGACCATCATTCCACAGAACGTacacactaaaaaaaaacattgacgTACATTGCATTGCAATTCCTATGGGtcatattaaaaagaaatgcATTAGAGTAGATTTGCATTAGTGCAATTAACCGATAATTGTTCTGGTGCAGATTACTGTTAATTGGATAGTGATTGCAATTTCTATGGGTCAtcttagaaaaaataactttttagatatattttcAATGCATGAGTTTGATTTACCGAGAGACTTTCCAGAATCAAAGCAAAAAGAGGGTGTTAAATACGTTGCTTATTGAATTTCTCTAGAGTAATAGTCCATACTAGTGCAATTAAGCGATAATTGCAATTACACAGATTACTGCATAATTCGATGGTGATCGATTTAATGTAACAACGCAATtcttttcaagataaaaaccAATACTTCGATCTTTAAGACGTTCTTAGGTGACTAGAAATCAAATCCATTTCGATTATAAAAAGTGTCACTTTATTcgtcaaaattcaaaaacatattttatatcataCCTCgcataaaaaaacaaacatctctgcaataaacatcaaataaaaacatttttttacatttgttcCTACAGAAGAATTTCACTAAGATTCCTTTTTGGTTACCAAGAATTTCCATAACGAGACCACCCATTGTAGACATCAACATTAGACAATCTATTATTGAAAGACACAGGAAATTTGCCGTATTCTGTAGCTAATACTATAGGAATTCTCGTCTCAGTTGCTATGGGTACTTTTTGAACCACAGGATAGGGTTGTGGAACGGGGTAAGGgattgaaactttttgaacTATGGGTACTGGGACCTTCTGAACGACTGGATAGGGTTGTGGTACTGGTACATGTACAGGAACTTTACGTTCAACTGTTACTGGATAAGGTTGTGGCACTGGTATTTTCTGAACAACTGGATAAGGCTGAGGAACAGGAACTTCTACTCTCTTTTCTACTGGGACTGGTACTGGATGTGGTACTGGTACGTTCCTAACTACTGGATAAGGTTGTGGTACGGGTACATGGACGGGTACCTCAACTCTCTTTTCAACTGGGTATGGTTGGGGTACTGGCACTTTTTGCACTACTGGGTAGGGTTGCGGTACTGGCACTTCTATCCTTTTTTCTACTGGAACTTCTACCCTTTGAACTACCGGGTAAGGCTGCGGTACGGGTATATGAACAGGTACCTCGACTCTTTTTTCTACTGGATATGGCACTGGATGAGGTACTTTCTGGATAACTGGATAGGGTTGTGGCACTGGAACTTCTACTCTCTTCTCCACATGTACCGGATAGGGTTGAGGTACGGCTATTTTTTGCACGACCGGGTAGGGTTGAGGAACAGGCACTTCTACTCTCCGTTCCACTGGCACTTCCACTTTTTGGACTACCGGGTAGGGTTGAGGGACGGGCACTTCAACCCTCCTTTCCACCGGCACTTCCACTTTTTGGACTACCGGGTAGGGTTGAGGGACGGGCACTTCAACCCTCCTTTCCACCGGCACTTCCACTTTTTGGACTACCGGGTAGGGCTGTGGTACTGGCACTTGAACAGGAACTTCCACCCTTTTTTCTACAGCCACCGGAATTGTTTGAGCCACAGTGTTAATAATGGGATAAGGTTGAGGTACTGGATAAGGGACTCTAATCTGCTTTTCTACAGGATATGGCACTTGGGTTCCGATCGATAGGGGTTGTTGTAAGTTTAGAGATAGAGGCTGACTTATAATACTATTAGATTGCACTAAAGCAGCGCCTCCAATTTGACTAATTATTGGCGCTACGCCTTCATGGCTTGATAAGCTTCTTTTCGACTTTGGCTCCTCTTTTGCAGAAGAGACAGCTAgtaccattaaaaatatcacccCCTAGAACAACAAAGAATTATGCATTTTTGATTTCTAGAACTTTTGATGTgcagaaaaaaatctcaaatatttaataatattgaatattcCATAGGTAGAAGGTACGGTAAATTaagtagaattttaattttgatatttaattaatttaatacattatCTAGTTGATTTatacaaatattaataaactaaatcttcaatattaaaatatttcttaccGTCCTCATGTTGGTTCTTTCATAAACGCACCAATTGCCAGAACTGACAACTGAATAAAGCTTTCTTGATTTTATACTTGAGACTGTCCGGAAATCTTAACGCGCCCAAATGTGGCCTGGCCAGTTCggattctttaaaaattcgattAAACTTAATGCTTTCGACAATATGATGAAACAAATATGCATTTTCACAGCGGAGAATGAGCTTAAATGAATGTAATTTATGGTACAGGACCTTGTCTGAGATACAAATTGATCAAGAACTTTCTCAATTCCTGCTACGTTTCGTGAGTATTTCTCCACTCTTGTTATGTCACAAGtattaaataatcattttgtgagatgtataaatttatttataaaaagtcTAACGGATGTGGAACATTAAAATGTAGCAACATATTTTGCATGACgtaatttggtacaat
It includes:
- the LOC136412873 gene encoding uncharacterized protein; its protein translation is MLLHFNVPHPVEKYSRNVAGIEKVLDQFLILRCENAYLFHHIVESIKFNRIFKESELARPHLGALRFPDSLKYKIKKALFSCQFWQLGVIFLMVLAVSSAKEEPKSKRSLSSHEGVAPIISQIGGAALVQSNSIISQPLSLNLQQPLSIGTQVPYPVEKQIRVPYPVPQPYPIINTVAQTIPVAVEKRVEVPVQVPVPQPYPVVQKVEVPVERRVEVPVPQPYPVVQKVEVPVERRVEVPVPQPYPVVQKVEVPVERRVEVPVPQPYPVVQKIAVPQPYPVHVEKRVEVPVPQPYPVIQKVPHPVPYPVEKRVEVPVHIPVPQPYPVVQRVEVPVEKRIEVPVPQPYPVVQKVPVPQPYPVEKRVEVPVHVPVPQPYPVVRNVPVPHPVPVPVEKRVEVPVPQPYPVVQKIPVPQPYPVTVERKVPVHVPVPQPYPVVQKVPVPIVQKVSIPYPVPQPYPVVQKVPIATETRIPIVLATEYGKFPVSFNNRLSNVDVYNGWSRYGNSW